One candidate division WOR-3 bacterium genomic region harbors:
- the rplD gene encoding 50S ribosomal protein L4, with protein MIDVLGADGAVKGKVELPEAVFGQPVHSSLVWESVKAFLANQRQGTAATKTRGEVSGTGKKPYRQKHTGRARHGSRRSPIFVGGGIAWGPKPRDYSQAIPKKKRRAALVSALSARHAEGGIVVVEDFELNQPKTKELVGILKAMGLGPEGTSPKAQAKQEQPPAEEKVLTGSSEGRADAESEREAGSKRVLLLVGAASEKITRASRNVPWLTVMPSVLLNPYAVLRHERVVFTRTGLERFLAVAQRAS; from the coding sequence ATGATTGACGTCCTGGGTGCTGATGGTGCTGTGAAAGGCAAGGTGGAATTGCCGGAGGCGGTGTTTGGTCAGCCGGTCCACTCGAGTCTGGTCTGGGAATCGGTGAAGGCGTTCCTTGCCAATCAGCGCCAGGGTACGGCCGCGACTAAGACCAGAGGCGAGGTGTCGGGTACCGGCAAGAAGCCTTATCGGCAGAAGCATACTGGCCGAGCTCGGCACGGGTCACGTCGGTCACCGATATTCGTCGGTGGCGGGATTGCCTGGGGGCCGAAGCCGCGGGACTACTCGCAGGCCATTCCGAAGAAGAAACGTCGTGCGGCCTTGGTTTCGGCACTGTCGGCCCGGCACGCCGAGGGAGGAATCGTCGTGGTCGAGGACTTTGAATTGAATCAACCGAAGACCAAGGAACTTGTAGGAATCCTGAAGGCGATGGGACTGGGCCCGGAAGGCACAAGCCCCAAGGCTCAAGCAAAGCAGGAGCAGCCGCCGGCCGAGGAGAAGGTCCTGACAGGTTCCTCCGAAGGACGGGCAGACGCGGAATCTGAGCGCGAGGCAGGGAGCAAAAGGGTTCTGCTTCTTGTTGGCGCCGCGTCTGAGAAGATTACGCGGGCAAGCCGCAACGTCCCGTGGCTAACGGTCATGCCGTCGGTGCTCTTGAATCCGTATGCGGTGCTAAGACACGAGAGAGTAGTATTCACACGGACCGGGCTGGAGAGGTTCCTGGCCGTTGCACAGAGGGCGTCATGA
- the rplC gene encoding 50S ribosomal protein L3 yields the protein MSNVEQRAESGPAPTCALLGRKGAMSQLFDEQGRAVPVTAIEVGTDCVLVRRRTKDADGYDALQLGFGKANKKRLTKPRAGVFKRAGVLPVRLLREVRLGEAEASACAGLKPGQHLTVDAFKPGEIVHVVGRTRGRGFAGGVERWNWSSGPRSHGSMSHRRTGSVGAGSSPGRVLRGRHLPGHYGNEQVTVKNLRVVKVESGLGRLFVTGAIPGPRGGVVIVRKKS from the coding sequence ATGTCGAACGTTGAGCAACGAGCTGAGAGCGGCCCGGCCCCAACCTGCGCGCTTCTGGGACGCAAGGGTGCGATGAGCCAGCTTTTTGATGAGCAAGGCCGGGCTGTGCCAGTCACCGCAATTGAGGTCGGTACTGATTGCGTTCTGGTCCGACGCCGGACTAAGGACGCTGACGGGTATGACGCGCTCCAGCTTGGGTTCGGCAAGGCAAACAAGAAGCGACTAACCAAGCCAAGGGCAGGCGTTTTCAAGCGGGCCGGGGTTTTGCCGGTGAGGCTGTTGCGTGAAGTCCGTCTGGGCGAGGCAGAGGCAAGTGCCTGCGCTGGACTCAAGCCGGGCCAGCATCTGACCGTGGATGCGTTCAAGCCCGGCGAGATAGTGCACGTTGTCGGCCGGACACGGGGTCGCGGTTTTGCTGGTGGGGTCGAGCGTTGGAATTGGTCAAGCGGACCAAGAAGCCACGGTTCAATGTCCCATCGCCGTACTGGCTCGGTTGGTGCCGGGTCATCGCCAGGGCGCGTGCTGCGTGGCCGGCATCTGCCCGGACACTACGGCAATGAGCAGGTCACGGTGAAAAACCTTAGGGTCGTGAAGGTTGAATCTGGACTGGGCCGTTTGTTCGTTACCGGCGCAATACCTGGTCCCAGGGGTGGAGTGGTGATTGTCAGGAAGAAGTCATGA
- the rpsJ gene encoding 30S ribosomal protein S10, protein MRASKKIRIKLKAYDHRVLDQSARDIVDVAKRTGAQVSGPVPLPTKRTLFTVLRSPHVDKRSREQFELRVHKRLIEISNATAEMVDALMKLEVPAGVEVEIKSA, encoded by the coding sequence ATAAGAGCATCGAAGAAGATACGAATCAAGCTGAAGGCTTATGACCACCGGGTCCTGGACCAGTCAGCCCGGGACATCGTTGACGTGGCAAAGCGGACCGGCGCACAGGTCTCCGGGCCGGTGCCGCTGCCCACGAAGCGTACGCTTTTTACCGTTCTGCGGTCACCGCATGTGGATAAGCGGTCGCGCGAGCAGTTTGAGCTGCGCGTTCATAAGCGGCTGATTGAGATCTCGAATGCCACCGCTGAGATGGTTGATGCCTTGATGAAGCTCGAAGTCCCGGCCGGTGTTGAGGTGGAGATAAAGTCCGCTTAA
- a CDS encoding 50S ribosomal protein L23, whose amino-acid sequence MTGPIVLGAVVTEKAERLKANQNQYTFRVAAKANKIEIRRAVEQLFKVHVEDVRVMNMLGKQRRMGMFVGRRPNWKKAVVTVKQGERIEALER is encoded by the coding sequence ATGACCGGGCCGATAGTGTTGGGCGCAGTGGTTACTGAGAAGGCTGAGCGACTCAAGGCTAACCAGAATCAGTACACATTCCGCGTTGCAGCCAAGGCCAATAAGATTGAGATTCGGCGCGCGGTTGAGCAGTTGTTCAAGGTGCATGTCGAGGACGTGAGGGTGATGAACATGCTCGGCAAGCAGCGTCGGATGGGGATGTTTGTGGGACGGCGGCCGAACTGGAAGAAAGCGGTCGTGACTGTGAAACAGGGCGAGCGCATCGAAGCACTGGAGCGCTAG